One Chaetodon auriga isolate fChaAug3 chromosome 14, fChaAug3.hap1, whole genome shotgun sequence genomic window carries:
- the cnksr1 gene encoding connector enhancer of kinase suppressor of ras 1, producing the protein MEPITSWSEERVGEWLQGLDAPLHQYPVSEWHLSGLDLLQLTSHDLEKMGVHKIGHQELLLEAVEKLCSLTYGIGGENLRGLTEKLRAVSHSLQMGIQGRWRLNSYDGRSTTKLPAGILQLVVELITSAKGLFSLLNRYQFFQLSGSTSSKNIFSYCRELGDIVLKDNTVYEKEKDIISVCRQVVAVCDEILSSSPEALLTHTAQLESVDLVPVSPGDQLGIEITSTGSSNHYVTGTAAEPSADVFVKILAGDEVIQVNDQIVVGWSRANLVKKLRENPSGVTLVLKKIPTSVRRKHPIQLSSTQKEEEEKGEKSEEEEEKDEEENPRHSIFERVAASVRSLSFRRAIHGPEVQQQPMGQEESELPSDKELEGSPTLTSYQNQQGGLSLLSASGEFESLESSRLSPRLRRDRSPSPRSPSPLVFGSFRSSSPQGVSQERASISSCPDMVGHMGNKDREKGSTKGTSTALSRRRVSCRELGQPDCAGWLWKKRKENSVFLTQKWQRFWFVLKGPSLYWYTSQQDEKAEGFVNIASYSIESAGEHKRKYVFKMCHQRFQNFFFAADNVSDMSKWINCLITAIQKHKKFHKGPDSEEECYSETESESERSPSPRRRAKKGQSHTLPRPKGKSNKAPLSSSSTGGSKGAGGPVDEMGMMLNNIKEGGVSLIGHEQPFTHDHFRKSFIRRNKNPIINEKAHTLRALQSTLKAKEAELLQINKLLEDSDLTASKYRQWKEQNEELVQEIDRAVALKASKGGDGAAVQDTPTEEVASETVAKETATAGTEGAYRLSLSDGEQLVDAEPSDVLLEISGSPSTETSPVLELSLGSLQDSINKQLSEMAESGEDADSYFYI; encoded by the exons ATGGAGCCTATCACGTCGTGGAGCGAGGAGAGAGTCGGCGAGTGGCTCCAAG GTTTGGACGCCCCCCTGCATCAGTACCCAGTCTCAGAGTGGCATTTGTCAGGTCTGGATCTGCTCCAGTTGACCTCTCACGACCTGGAAAAGATGGGAGTGCATAAGATTGGACACCAAGAGCTCCTTCTGGAGGCGGTGGAGAAACTCTGCTCTCTG ACGTATGGTATAGGCGGCGAGAACCTACGCGGTCTGACGGAGAAGCTGCGTGCCGTTTCCCACAGCCTCCAGATGGGCATCCAGGGCCGCTGGCGCCTCAACAGCTACGATGGACGCAGCACCACCAAGCTGCCTGCCGGCATTCTGCAGCTTGTAGTGGAGCTCATCACCTCTGCCAAAGGACTCTTCTCTTTGCTCAACAG GTATCAGTTTTTCCAGCTCAGTGGATCCACCAGCAGCAAGAACATATTCAGCTACTGCAGAGAGCTGGGAGACATTGTTCTCAAG GATAACACTGTCTATGAAAAGGAGAAGGACATCATATCCGTG TGCCGTCAGGTGGTGGCGGTGTGTGATGAGATCCTGAGCTCCAGCCCTGAGGCGCTTCTTACCCACACTGCTCAGCTGGAGAGTGTCGACCTGGTACCCGTGTCACCTGGTGATCAGCTG ggGATTGAGATAACGTCCACCGGCTCCAGTAACCACTACGTGACCGGAACTGCCGCTGAG CCTTCGGCTGACGTCTTTGTGAAGATTTTGGCTGGTGATGAAGTGATTCAAGTCAACGACCAGATCGTG GTGGGCTGGAGCAGAGCTAACCTCGTGAAGAAGCTGCGGGAGAATCCCAGCGGAGTGACTCTGGTCCTGAAGAAGATTCCCACTTCAGTGAGACGCAAACACCCAATCCAGCTCTCCTCCACACAG aaggaggaagaggagaaaggagagaagtcagaggaggaagaggaaaaggacgaggaggagaatCCGAGGCACTCCATATTTGAGAGGGTAGCGGCGTCTGTCAGGTCCCTGTCTTTCAG GAGAGCCATTCACGGACCAGAGGTACAGCAGCAGCCTATGGGACAGGAAGAATCAGAGCTGCCCTCTGACAAGGAGCTGGAGGGGAGTCCGACCCTCACGTCGTATCAAAACCAACAGGGGgggctgtcactgctgtcagcctcag GGGAGTTTGAGAGTCTTGAGAGTTCCCGTCTTTCCCCAAGACTGAGACGAGACCGGTCGCCGTCACCCAGAAGTCCTTCTCCGCTGGTGTTTGGGTCATTCAGAAGTTCCTCACCTCAGGGAGTCAGCCAGGAAAGAGCTAGCATAAGCTCCTGCCCTGACATGGTGGGACACAtg GggaataaagacagagagaagggcTCGACAAAAG GAACGTCGACGGCTCTGAGTCGGCGTCGTGTGTCCTGCCGCGAGCTGGGTCAACCCGACTGCGCCGGCTGGCtgtggaagaagaggaaggagaacagTGTCTTCCTCACCCAGAAGTGGCAGCGCTTCTGGTTTGTCCTCAAGGGGCCTTCCCTTTACTGGTACACCAGCCAACAG gaTGAGAAGGCAGAGGGATTTGTCAATATCGCCAGCTACAGCATAGAGAGCGCTGGAGAGCACAAGAGAAAATA CGTGTTTAAAATGTGCCACCAGCGATTTCAGAACTTCTTCTTTGCTGCGGACAACGTCAGTGACATGAGCAA GTGGATTAACTGTCTGATCACAGCCATACAGAAGCATAAGAAGTTCCACAAAGGCCCAGATAGTGAAGAAG AGTGTTACAGTGAGACTGAATCAGAAAGCGAGAGGTCTCCTTCACCCCGCAGAAGAGCCAAG AAAGGGCAGTCCCACACTCTGCCTCGCCCCAAGGGGAAGTCGAACAAGGCGCCGTTATCAAGTTCTTCAACAGGGGGCAGCAAAGGAGCAG GAGGGCCAGTGGATGAGATGGGCATGATGTTAAACAACATAAAGGAAGGAGGAGTTTCTCTGATCGGCCATGAGCAGCCGTTCACGCACGaccacttcaggaaatcattcattcGACGCAACAAGAACCCCATCATCAATGAGAAGGCGCACACACTCCGGGCCCTGCAGAGCACCCTCAAG GCCAAAGAAGcggagctgctgcagattaACAAGCTCTTAGAAGACTCTGACCTGACAGCTTCAAAGTATCGTCAGTGGAAGGAGCAGAACGAGGAACTGGTTCAAGAAATCGACAGAGCGGTCGCTCTCAAGGCCTCCAAAGGAGGGGACGGCGCAGCGGTGCAAGACACGCCTACTGAGGAGGTTGCCTCGGAAACTGTTGCTAAGGAAACAGCCACCGCGGGGACGGAAGGCGCATACAGACTGAGCCTCAGCGACGGGGAGCAGCTAGTGGATGCGGAACCGTCTGATGTTCTCCTGGAGATCTCCGGTTCTCCGAGCACAGAGACCAGTCCGGTGTTAGAACTCTCTCTGGGCTCGCTGCAGgattcaataaataaacagctgAGTGAAATGGCGGAGAGCGGAGAAGACGCCGACAGCTACTTCTACATTTAA
- the cldn23l gene encoding claudin-7-A isoform X1 yields the protein MSAALRGPTTETYDNNKHLCLEQQQQQQQQPLSSFFWKRLTLRTATKQLWREGRARLGMAGPGSLLRSGAKGQGTGVRSGSVEALLLLRSDGLWESCLQVEHSELKQCWPVAGPYQRDPRVRLAQGLVLTSLFLCGTGIVLACIGVRCWTDIPLRGVAATGGLLVVMSGLLSLTALAVYTHNLGRLGVVDPIQGINNPRFPHLSLHPAGSLYFGWLGSCLQVLGGSALLFSFKRPRCPTCPSCPELPACPACSSCPEITNKPDTDVYEVSC from the exons ATGAGCGCTGCTCTGAGGGGTCCCACCACAGAGACATATGATAATAACAAGCATCTCtgtctggagcagcagcagcagcagcagcagcagccactgtcTTCCTTCTTTTGGAAAAGACTCACCTTGAGGACAGCTACCAAGCAGCTG TGGAGAGAGGGACGGGCACGTCTGGGCATGGCGGGACCGGGGTCGCTTCTTCGGTCAGGGGCGAAAGGTCAGGGGACGGGGGTCAGGTCCGGGTCGGTGGAGGCGCTGCTCCTCCTGCGCTCTGATGGACTCTGGGAGAGCTGCCTGCAGGTGGAGCACTCAGAGCTGAAGCAGTGCTGGCCTGTGGCAGGTCCATACCAGAGAGACCCGAGGGTTCGCCTCGCACAAGGTTTGGTCCTGACTTCATTGTTCCTGTGTGGCACCGGCATTGTCCTGGCATGTATCGGGGTCCGGTGTTGGACAGACATACCTCTGAGGGGTGTCGCAGCTACAGGTGGACTCCTGGTGGTGATGTCCGGGCTGCTGAGCCTGACCGCACTCGCAGTGTACACCCACAACCTTGGCAGACTGGGGGTGGTAGATCCAATTCAAGGGATCAACAACCCCAGGTTCCCACACCTCAGCCTGCATCCAGCCGGCTCGCTCTACTTTGGATGGCTAGGCTCGTGTTTACAGGTGCTGGGAGGCAGCGCTCTGCTGTTCAGCTTCAAACGACCACGATGCCCCACCTGCCCGTCCTGCCCAGAGCTACCTGCCTGCCCCGCCTGTAGCTCATGTCCGGAGATCACCAACAAACCAGACACAGATGTGTATGAAGTCAGCTGTTAG
- the cldn23l gene encoding claudin-23 isoform X2, translating to MHTPASMVMGIVFAPLGLVLVFTAAITPQWREGRARLGMAGPGSLLRSGAKGQGTGVRSGSVEALLLLRSDGLWESCLQVEHSELKQCWPVAGPYQRDPRVRLAQGLVLTSLFLCGTGIVLACIGVRCWTDIPLRGVAATGGLLVVMSGLLSLTALAVYTHNLGRLGVVDPIQGINNPRFPHLSLHPAGSLYFGWLGSCLQVLGGSALLFSFKRPRCPTCPSCPELPACPACSSCPEITNKPDTDVYEVSC from the coding sequence ATGCACACTCCCGCCTCCATGGTGATGGGGATTGTCTTTGCCCCTTTGGGATTGGTCCTTGTCTTCACTGCCGCCATCACCCCTCAGTGGAGAGAGGGACGGGCACGTCTGGGCATGGCGGGACCGGGGTCGCTTCTTCGGTCAGGGGCGAAAGGTCAGGGGACGGGGGTCAGGTCCGGGTCGGTGGAGGCGCTGCTCCTCCTGCGCTCTGATGGACTCTGGGAGAGCTGCCTGCAGGTGGAGCACTCAGAGCTGAAGCAGTGCTGGCCTGTGGCAGGTCCATACCAGAGAGACCCGAGGGTTCGCCTCGCACAAGGTTTGGTCCTGACTTCATTGTTCCTGTGTGGCACCGGCATTGTCCTGGCATGTATCGGGGTCCGGTGTTGGACAGACATACCTCTGAGGGGTGTCGCAGCTACAGGTGGACTCCTGGTGGTGATGTCCGGGCTGCTGAGCCTGACCGCACTCGCAGTGTACACCCACAACCTTGGCAGACTGGGGGTGGTAGATCCAATTCAAGGGATCAACAACCCCAGGTTCCCACACCTCAGCCTGCATCCAGCCGGCTCGCTCTACTTTGGATGGCTAGGCTCGTGTTTACAGGTGCTGGGAGGCAGCGCTCTGCTGTTCAGCTTCAAACGACCACGATGCCCCACCTGCCCGTCCTGCCCAGAGCTACCTGCCTGCCCCGCCTGTAGCTCATGTCCGGAGATCACCAACAAACCAGACACAGATGTGTATGAAGTCAGCTGTTAG
- the grhl3 gene encoding grainyhead-like protein 3 homolog, which translates to MTKETETLGLVFQSENFNYNRYTNHIMDSWSYLDSPVPESTHPKPRLHPGDDLAAITMLYEQCKNQKEQKLSACNRSGNICKPERTNTNDYTSLEASANVMKILSDNIPLSHPQEVLGSKQNTSLPISVPTTSDTYATLTSVVADTYDKQELNIIFDSLLQKWPEPGAFPDANTETLPYSDPFPEDQSSPVYSGSYTGSPPERFRSDFQFSLGAPLASPYKSNELPMVYLNKGQFYPITLHGVDSSACLNTTKVKTVVMAVFENDKSPEMQLRFWNHWHARQPTAKQRVIDIADYKEVFSGISDIEEVAFNALSFVWNPNEEAKVYIGINSLSTDFSSQKGVKGLPLNIQIDTYDFSSGANQLIHRAACQVKIFCDKGAERKMRDEERKRSKRRGKNDANTNKSLVSSSMGSDCTFFQTLEDHVTQPVLFIPETHISSLQRMAPPLDEIDRSSLKRLYQEREQSSSPPSKQARREDPQRVLLYVRTGAEEVFDALMLNTPTLSGLREAVSEKYGMQKDTIGKIYKKCKRGIFVNMDDNIIEHYTNQSAFLIEMSEVTAGQFQVTLIEV; encoded by the exons ATGACCAAAGAGACTGA gaCTCTGGGACTGGTCTTTCAGAGCGAGAACTTCAACTATAACCGTTACACTAACCACATTATGGACTCCTGGTCCTACCTGGATAGCCCCGTCCCCGAGTCGACCCACCCCAAACCCAGACTCCACCCAGGAGATGACCTGGCAGCCATAACCATGCTTTATGAACAGTGCAAG aaCCAGAAAGAGCAGAAGCTTTCTGCCTGCAACCGCTCTGGCAACATCTGTAAACCAGAGAG GACCAACACGAATGACTACACTTCACTGGAGGCGTCCGCCAACGTCATGAAGATCCTCTCTGACAACATTCCCTTAAGCCATCCTCAAGAGGTTTTGGGATCCAAGCAGAACACCTCCCTGCCCATCTCTGTTCCCACCACCTCAGACACCTACGCCACCCTGACCAGCGTCGTAGCGGACACGTACGACAAGCAGGAGCTCAACATCATCTTTGACTCCCTGCTGCAGAAGTGGCCAGAGCCCGGTGCTTTCCCCGACGCCAACACTGAG ACTCTTCCCTACAGTGATCCCTTCCCCGAGGACCAGTCCAGCCCGGTCTACTCTGGCTCCTACACCGGCTCCCCGCCAGAGAGATTCAGGAGTGATTTCCAGTTTTCCCTCGGAGCTCCTCTGGCTTCTCCTTACAAGTCCAACGAGCTGCCCATGGTCTACCTGAACAAGGGCCAGTTCTACCCTATCACACTCCATGGAGTGGACAGCAGCGCCTGCCTCAACACCACCAAAGTCAAG ACAGTAGTGATGGCTGTGTTTGAGAATGACAAGAGCCCAGAAATGCAGCTCCGCTTTTGGAATCACTGGCATGCGCGTCAGCCAACCGCCAAGCAGAGGGTCATTGACATCG CTGACTACAAAGAAGTATTCAGTGGCATTAGCGACATAGAGGAGGTGGCATTCAACGCTCTCTCCTTCGTCTGGAACCCCAATGAAGAGGCCAAG GTGTACATTGGCATCAACTCCCTGAGCACAGACTTCTCCTCTCAGAAGGGGGTGAAAGGCCTGCCTCTGAACATCCAGATCGACACTTACGACTTCAGCTCAGGAGCCAACCAGCTCATTCACAGAGCTGCGTGCCAGGTCAAGATTTTCTGTGATAAG ggtgcagagaggaagatgcgcgatgaggagaggaagagaagcaaAAGGAGGGGAAAGAACGATGCTAACA CCAACAAGTCTTTAGTGAGCAGCTCCATGGGCAGTGACTGCACCTTCTTCCAAACCCTGGAGGACCACGTCACCCAGCCAGTTCTCTTCATTCCAGAAACGCACATCTCTTCCTTACAGCGCATG gcCCCTCCCTTGGACGAGATCGACAG GAGTTCTCTGAAGAGGCTCTATCAGGAGcgagagcagagcagctctccACCCAGCAAGCAAGCCCGCAGAGAGGACCCACAGAGAG TTCTGCTTTATGTGAGGACAGGCGCTGAGGAGGTGTTTGATGCGCTCATGCTTAACACGCCAACGCTGTCAGGCCTACGAGAAGCT GTTTCAGAAAAGTACGGTATGCAAAAAGACACCATTGGGAAAATCTACAAAAAATGCAAGAGAGG GATTTTCGTCAACATGGACGACAACATCATTGAACACTACACCAACCAGTCGGCCTTCCTCATTGAGATGTCAGAAGTCACCGCCGGTCAGTTCCAGGTCACTCTTATTGAAGTATGA